The region GCATATATGAAGTCATGGGGCTCCAGCGGAATTGGAATCGCCAATTGCACAAGCGGTTCAAATTGTAATGAAACCCAGGCTCCGAATCACAGCATCGATACTCAAGGTAAAAATGACTTCCTTCTGCTTGAGTTCGATGATTTTTACACCGTTAATGATTTTACTGTAGGCTGGACTGGCCGAGACTATGGTGCAGGCTATGATTCTGATATCCAACTCTGGTCTGGTCCAACTAGTGGTGCGGCGGGCCTAGATTTAACTGGTGCTTGCATTAGCGGCTGCGCCACAACTCTAGCTTCTCTCGGATTCGCCAATACCAAGGTATTTAATGATGTCAACAGCAACCAAAGCAATCCGGTTACTGGTTTGAACAAATCCCGCTACCTCTTGGTTTCTGGTGCTCTGAATTCCGGCGACAACGACTACTTCAAGTTCAAGTCTGTTGCAGCAACACGTAATCTAGTTCCGGAACCTGAAAGCTTGGCAATGCTGGGCTTGGGCTTGGCAAGTTTGGCGTTTGTACGCCGTCGCCGCTGACTTCAGCACCTGCCACCATAGTTGTTCAAATAAAAGGCCACCTGATTTCTGGTGGCCTTTTGCATTGATGACCTTGCTGCCCTCAGCATCTTTCCTGCGGCTGGTATACACTGCTACAACATCAAGCTTTATCGATTACCGATATGCCACAAATGAAATGTAACATCATCCCCTGCAACACACACAATTCACCTAGCTTTCGCAGGACTTCTATTGCACTGCTCCTGACTGGCTTCATAGTAGCAGGCTGCGGTGATCATATGAAAGGACATGATCAACTGGTCCAGGAGGCCCAGCAAGCTAGCACCAAAGGCGATCATGCTCTGGCAACAATCAATTTGAAAACCGCTGTCGAACAAGAGCCAGATCGTGCAGAAACGCGCATCCTTCTAGCCAAGAGCCTATTGGACAACGGCCTGCCGAATGACGCAGAAAAACAACTTCGACGAGCTTTTCAAATCAATAGTGATCGCAAGCAAATAACTCCACTACTTGTCAAAAGTCTGTTGGCTCAGAAAAACTACAAAGGTGTCATTGACGAAACCGACACCGCAGCAGGGGCTGGTATACTGGATTTGATCTCTTTGGCGGGGCGAGCCAAAGCATTCTTGATGCTGAACCAAGTTGATGAAGCAGATCACATCTATGAACAATTGCTCAAGCAATCACCAACTAATATAGAGGCACGGATAGGCAAAGCACAAATCGCCATGACACGTGGCGAGCTAGATAAAGCCGCTGATATTATTGGGTTGATTCTGAAAGCCACGCCCAATCAGACTGATGCATTAGGCATATTAGCTAGCATACAGTCCGCAAAAAATGACACAGCAGCAGCCATTGGCACCTACAGCAGAATTATCGCTCAAACACCCAAAGAAACGAGCGCCTACGTCCGCTTGGTTGATCTACTAGCATCTAACAAACGTTTCAACGAAGCAGAGCAACAGATTGTTCGCATGCGGGCAGCTATCGAGGCGCCCGGCATGGCAGAGTACTTGTCAGCCATTGTCGCTTTCCGACAAGCAAAATTAGATGATGCTCGCAAACGAGTGCAAAATGCAGACCGCGAAATGCCACAGTTTGTACCCGCCATGCTGTTAGCCGGACAAATTGAACTAGCGGCAAACGAGCCCCTGAAAGCCGCTAACGTATTTCAACAGGTTCTCAACCTATCCCCAAACGACATTCAAGCTCGAATGCTGTTAGCACAGGCCCAAATGCTGCTCAAACAGCCGCAAAAAGCTTATGAGACGCTGAAACCAGCGCTGTTGGCAGCACCTTATTCGGCCCCACTTTATACGCTAGCAGGTGAAGCACTCCTGTACAGCAATGATGATCGACAAGCCATTACATTTTTGGAATATGCAGCAAAGCTTGCTCCAGACAGTGCTCGTGTTAAACAATCACTGACCCTTTCCAAGATGGCTAAGGGCGAAACCAGTGAAAGCAGTGTTGACAGCAGCAAGCTCAATCCGAGAACCGCTGAAGTAGTGAAGATTTTAAATGCTCTTAATGCAGGCAAATTTGCAGAAGCTGAGCAAATGGCTTCGAAACACGCAGCTACTCACGAAGATGATGCACTCATGCATAATCTGCTTGGAGTGGCACGTGCTCGTGCTGGCAAAGCAGAACCCGCCCGACAGGCATTCGAGAAAGCTCTTGCCGTCCGTGGTGCGTACTATCCCGCACTAGTCAATCTATCACTGCTGGATATCAAACAGGGTAGTCCCGACCTTGCCATCGCTCGGTTTGATCAGATTTTGAAAGCTCGTCCAAATGATGTTACTGCCTTACTGGGAAGGGCAGAAATCGGTATGCGGGCAGGACAGAGTCCAGCACAAGTTGAACGATTCCTGCAGGCAGCTCATAAAAGCAATCCCGCCATGCTCCAGCCATCACTCATGTTGGCACAACTCTATTTTCAGCTTGCTGATCATGGCCGAGCTTTAGAATATGCATTAAATGCTCGAAATATTGCGCCTAATAACAAAGAAGTACTTCGTGTACTTGGCATGAGCCAGCTGGCCACTGGTGATCGTGCTGGTGCAGTGACTACACTGACACAGTGGGTCGTTGCTGCCCCTGGAGAAGTCACACCGTTGATCCAATTGGCACGCGCTCAGGCCAATGATAATCGCTCCGCCAGTGCCGAACATAGCTTGAAAAAAGCGTTGGAAATCGAACACCAAAATGTTCAGGCTCATGTTGAATTAGCTCTGCTTTACGCTAAGACCGGCCGCGCCGCCGACGCCAATCGGAAGTTAGCAGAACTTGGGGCACTCAAGTTATCCGAAACTGACTTGCGTGAGTTACAAGCCGATGTTGCCATGGCTGCTGGTAAATCATCTGATGCTACTCGTGCCTACCAAGCACTTTATCAAATTTCACCCTCACCTAGGCTATTATCCAAATTACATGATTCTTTGGTACAGGCAGGGAAAACAGATGATGCCATTCGTTTAGGCCAAGCCTGGATCGAGAGAAATCCGGAAGACATTGGCAGTCACTATTTTCTTGCAGACGCAGCCTCCCGGGCCAATCGTCCGAAAATTGCAGCTGGCTATTACGAAACCATACTCAAGCGTAATCCAAATGACATGACTGCATTGAATAACGGTGCACAAGCCTATGCAACCTTTGATAGTAAACGAGCAATTGCGTTAGCGTCCCAAGCCTATAAGTTGGCACCAGAAAATCCGTTCATTCTGGATACTTATGGCTGGACATTAGTACAAAGTGGCAAATTCAAAGAAGGGCTCAAATATATTGAGCAAGCTTTCCGGAAAAATGGTCGGCAGCCAGATATTAATTATCACTATGCTGTCGCCCTAGCCAAGGCCGGTGATCGCTTAACTGCAAAAGAGCGCCTGGAAGAATTACTGAAGACCAACCCCAACTTCATCGATGCTGCAGAGGCTAAGTACTTGCTGGAACAGCTTTCAAGAGAAGTAGGGGGCTAAAATTCAGACAGATCCACCGCTGTGATATTCATCTTGATAGTCCTGGAAAAATAAGGCTACTCCAATTGACACACTTGGTCCAATTAAGTCAGCGCTGGTGCTTTCATAACCTCAAACAGGCCGGCCAAATCAACACAGACATCGACAATGATATTACTCCATGACTGTATGTGAAATCCCTGTATCAGAAAGTCTAGGCCAATCAAAGTATGGCCCAGGATCCGTTTTACGCCCAGGTGCAATATCTGAATGTCCTTGCATCGCCCTGAATGGAAAATATGCCTTTAACAGATTGGCCAATCCTCTGAGCACGTAATACTGCTCATCAGTAAATGGTAGATTGTCAGTTCCTTCCAGCTCTATACCAATAGAAAAATCATTACAGCGGTCTCGTCCAAACCAACTTGACTGCCCTGCATGCCATGCTCGATCAAAACATGAAACAAACTGAACCAATTCCCCATCACGGCGAATAAAGAAATGTGCGGAAACGCGCAAATGCTGAATAGATTGGTAGAAAGGATGGGATCTCGGATCAAGGCTATTGGTGAAAAGTCGCTTAACCCCGTCGCCACCAAATTCATTTGGTGGCAGACTGATATTATGTATCACCAACAAATCAACAATTGTTCCCGTAGGCCGTTGATCAAAATTTGGTGATTTCACATGGGTTGCAGGTACAACCCAACCATTTCCATCTAGTGTCAACACAGCCAATCACCCCAGCTGCTCAATCAAACATTAGCCTTCCTTAAAAGAAGGCCAACTTTATTCAAACTTGTTTCGAGGTCTCGCGCCGATGACGCAACCATTCAAAGACTACGGGTAAGAAGGAAATAAAGATGATTGCCACCATGATCAACTTCAGATTTTGCTGTACAACTGGAATCGCACCAAATAGATAACCGCCATAAACAAAAGCAAGCACCCATGCAACTGCACCTATCACATTATAGGTGATGAACTTGTAGTAACTCATCTCACCAACACCAGCAACGAAGGGAGCAAAGGTACGAACAATTGGGACAAACCGTGCAACAATGATAGTCTTGCCTCCATGCTTCTCAAAAAAAGCATGTGTGCGTTGAATGTGCTCCTGTTTTACCCAGCGCGAATTTGGACCTGCAATCACGTGCCCAAAGCGTTTACCAATAGCATAGTTGACTGTATCACCCAGAATGGCAGCCAAAATCAACAAAATCACCAGAAAGTGCACATTCATTGCGCCTTGCGAAGCCAATGCGCCTGCAACGAACAACAGGGAATCACCTGGTAGAAAAGGTGTAATCACCAAGCCAGTCTCGCAAAATACTATCAAGAACAGGATACCGTATACCCACGTCCCATACTGCTGAGTCATCTCCAGTAAATGCTGATCAACATGCAAGATAAAATCGATTAAGTATTTGATGACTTCCATAAAAGCTCGTTTCTCAAAATCAGCAATATAGCCCGTTATGGTGCAATCTGCCTGTTCATTACCGCAGATAATTCATGATCACAAAACAAAGGCGGGATATCCCGCCTCTGTTTCAAACAACTGCTTCTTCTTTTTTCTTAACCTGAACAACAAAATGCTCTCGCTTCACACCTAGCCACATCGCCAATGGGCAAGACACCAGTACTGAAGAATAGATACCAAACAAGATACCAATCGTCAGTGCCAAGGCAAAGTTATGCAAAGTGGGACCACCAAAAAACAGCATCGACGTTACCATCATCTGTGTCGATAAGTGAGTGATAATGGTGCGACTCATCGTACTTGTGATGGCATTATCGATTACAGCAGACACCTCACCCTTCCGCATTTTGCGGAAGTTTTCACGGACTCGGTCAAATACCACCACTGATTCGTTGACCGAATATCCCAATACCGCAAGCACGCCTGCCAGTACAGGCAAATCGAACTCCCACTGAAACAACGCAAAGAAGCCCAGAATAATGATTACATCATGCAAGTTGGCAATAATTGCCGCCACAGCAAAACGCCACTCGAATCGCAAGCTCAGATAAAGCATGATCCCTGCAATCACGATACCTAAAGCGGTAAGACCATGTGTAAACAGCTCTTCACCTACCGCAGGGCCAACAAACTCAACTCGACGCAGCTCAACAGCATTGTCAGAGCTCTTTAACTTGCCGATGATATTTTCAGACAATTGTGCACTAGTCAGCCCCTTCTTGATTGGTAAGCGGATCATTACATCACTTGCCGTACCAAAGTTCTGAACAACTGCATCCGGAAAACCAATCTGCTTCAAATCATCCCGAATATGATCCAGATTAGCCGCCTGTTTGTAGCTGACCTCCAACACTGTCCCACCAGTAAAATCCACACCGAAATGCAAACCCTTGGTGGTCAGGAAAAAGACAGCCGCAATAAAAGTAATCAGCGAAATGATATTAAACTTCAGCGCATGGCGCATGAAGGGAACATCTTTTTTGACGTGAAACAGCTCTAACATGTTGTTGTTCCCTTCGCTTACACCGATACGCTCTGCAAGCGACGACGGTAGCCGTAAATCAGATTAGTGAGGCCGCGCGCTACAAATACAGCACTAAACATGGATGTCAGGATACCGAGGCAATGCACCACCGCAAAACCACGCACTGCACCAGAACCGAAAATCAGCAATGCTACACCAGCAATCAATGTAGTGACATTTGAATCAAGAATCGTCGCCCAGGCATGTTCGTAGCCAGCTTTAATGGCTGCTTGTGGTGACACCCCATTGCGAACCTCTTCACGAATTCGCTCGTTGATCAACACGTTTGCATCAATCGCCATACCCAATGTCAAAGCAATCGCAGCAATACCTGGCAAGGTCAAAGTCGCTTGTAACATAGACAGCACTGCAATCAACAGGAACAGATTCACCCCCAACGCGAACGTAGCGATAAACCCCATCATGCGGTAATAGATCAGCATGAATATCATGATCGCAATGAAACCATAGAGCGTGGAGTTAAAACCTTTCGCGATGTTTTCTTTCCCCAAGCTTGGACCAACAGTACGTTCTTCAATAATGGTCATAGGCGCAGCCAATGCCCCAGAACGTAGTAACAGCGCGGTATCATTAGCTTCTGCGGTGTTCATCGAACCAGAAATCTGCACTCGCCCACCGCCAATTTCCGTACGAATAACAGGTGCAGTTACAACTTCCGCCTTGCCCTTTTCGACGAGAATCATGGCCATGCGTCTACCGATGTTGTCACGGGTCAACTGCTTGAAGATGGCTGCACCAGTGCTATCCAGGTTAATGTGAACAGCGGCCTCACCATTCTCGCCAAAACCTGGCTGCGCATCATTGATATTGTCGCCTGTCAGCTCCACATCCTTTTTGACCAGAATCTTGACTGGTGTACCGCCAGGGCCGATTTCATCCAATAGCTCGAAACCAACTGGTACGTTACCAGCCAAGGCATCCTGCAATTTTCCTTGGTCGTCCTCAACCAATCGGACTTCCAATGAGGCGGTACGACCTAATATGTCTTTCGCTTTGGCAGTATCCTGAATACCCGGCAATTGAACAACAATTCGGTCCTCACCTTGCTGCTGAATAATCGGTTCAGCCACGCCCAGCTCGTTGACTCGATTATGTAAGGTGGTGATGTTCTGCTTCACCGAATCAGTTTGTACTCGTTTCAATTCCTCAGGCTTGACAGTAGCAGTCAGCTTGATATCACCCTCTTCCTGAACCTTCACCTGCAATGTTGGCAAATCTTTTTCAATGGCAGCGCGGGCAGCACGTAACCCTTCTACGTCACGGAATTTGACTTCAATATTGTTACCAACTTTACGAATCTGGCCAAAGCGGATATTTTTATCACGCAGATCACGGCGAATATCCCCCGTATAGCGCTCCATTGCCTTTTCCATAGCAGCCTGCATATCTATTTGCAACAGAAAATGCACACCACCACGTAGGTCCAGACCTAGAAACATTGGGCGAGCGTGAATACGAGTCATCCAATCTGGCGTCTTTGACACGCTATTCAGCGCGACAATGTACGTTCCGCCTAACGATTGCTGAATGACATCACGTGCCTGCAGTTGGGTAGTATTGTCCTTGACCTTCACTTTGATGCTGGTACCGTCCAGCAAAGTGCCCTCTACGGGTACCTTGGCATCAGTCAACGCCTTTTCAACCTGCACCATGGTGGTCGAATCCAGCTTAGTAGACTGACGCTCAGGTGATATCTGAACGGCAGGTGATTCACCATAGAAATTGGGAATGGTGTAGAGCGTACCGATGATCAGTGCAATGGCAATGATCACGTACTTCCAGAGAGGATATCGGTTCATGTTATATGTGATACGAACGTGGCGTCCATTGATTCAGACGCCAACGCAACAAGTTAAATGTTCTTCAACGTGCCCTTTGGCAACACAGCAGTAATTGCTGGACGTTGCAGGGTCAGTTCGACTTTATCAGCAACTTCCACCACGACATACTGATCAGACAATTTAACAACCTTGCCTACCAAGCCACCATTAGTCGCAACTTCATCGCCTTTTTGTAGATTGGCCAGCATGTTCTGATGTTCTTTCATTTTTTTCTGCTGAGGACGGATCAGCATGAAATAAAAGAGTACAAAAATCACGACCATCGGTAATAGAGAAACGAGGTCGAAACCAGCAGGTGCAGTAGCTGGCCCATTAGCGTATGCGGTACCAATCATGTGGAAAAAACTCCGGAGGTTCCAAACAAAACCGGCATTGTAGCCGGAAGCGGTGACAAATTCGAGCAACTATTCGGCCAAGTTACTCAGTGCGAGCCCGGAGCTAAGACTATGGCTGACCATAAGGGTTCCCAAATCAATCAACGCATAACAATCAGTCGCCCGCCTCCAAGTCAGGACAACAGCATACACCAAAACGAATCACGGATTACAGGAAGTAGTAGTCAAGCCCAATTTCACGACGAACTTCAGATAACGTCTTCGCCGCTTCTTCACGCGCAATCAGAGAGTGTTTGCGTAACATTTCCAGAACTGCAGCCCGATCACTTTCTAATGCAGCACGACGATTACGAATAGGTTTCAGCATGGCTTGTAAACAATCCTCCAGTCGACGTTTGACAATACTGTCAGCCAAGCCACCATGACGATAGCGCTGCTTCAAGTCTTCAACAAATGCCACATCTTGATCAAATGCATCCAGATAAGTAAATACAACATTACCTTCCACTTGACCTGGATCTTCTACTCGCAAATGACCCGGATCTGTGAACATCTGCTTTA is a window of Chitinivorax sp. B DNA encoding:
- the ampD gene encoding 1,6-anhydro-N-acetylmuramyl-L-alanine amidase AmpD, whose translation is MAVLTLDGNGWVVPATHVKSPNFDQRPTGTIVDLLVIHNISLPPNEFGGDGVKRLFTNSLDPRSHPFYQSIQHLRVSAHFFIRRDGELVQFVSCFDRAWHAGQSSWFGRDRCNDFSIGIELEGTDNLPFTDEQYYVLRGLANLLKAYFPFRAMQGHSDIAPGRKTDPGPYFDWPRLSDTGISHTVME
- a CDS encoding PEP-CTERM sorting domain-containing protein, with the protein product MKTRKILTVLAALSTVAVAPAFAANMPVSWSFSSASDSSYSSSLTLTAASGAKIKARAYSSSQTDGTGALGGAYMKSWGSSGIGIANCTSGSNCNETQAPNHSIDTQGKNDFLLLEFDDFYTVNDFTVGWTGRDYGAGYDSDIQLWSGPTSGAAGLDLTGACISGCATTLASLGFANTKVFNDVNSNQSNPVTGLNKSRYLLVSGALNSGDNDYFKFKSVAATRNLVPEPESLAMLGLGLASLAFVRRRR
- the secD gene encoding protein translocase subunit SecD yields the protein MNRYPLWKYVIIAIALIIGTLYTIPNFYGESPAVQISPERQSTKLDSTTMVQVEKALTDAKVPVEGTLLDGTSIKVKVKDNTTQLQARDVIQQSLGGTYIVALNSVSKTPDWMTRIHARPMFLGLDLRGGVHFLLQIDMQAAMEKAMERYTGDIRRDLRDKNIRFGQIRKVGNNIEVKFRDVEGLRAARAAIEKDLPTLQVKVQEEGDIKLTATVKPEELKRVQTDSVKQNITTLHNRVNELGVAEPIIQQQGEDRIVVQLPGIQDTAKAKDILGRTASLEVRLVEDDQGKLQDALAGNVPVGFELLDEIGPGGTPVKILVKKDVELTGDNINDAQPGFGENGEAAVHINLDSTGAAIFKQLTRDNIGRRMAMILVEKGKAEVVTAPVIRTEIGGGRVQISGSMNTAEANDTALLLRSGALAAPMTIIEERTVGPSLGKENIAKGFNSTLYGFIAIMIFMLIYYRMMGFIATFALGVNLFLLIAVLSMLQATLTLPGIAAIALTLGMAIDANVLINERIREEVRNGVSPQAAIKAGYEHAWATILDSNVTTLIAGVALLIFGSGAVRGFAVVHCLGILTSMFSAVFVARGLTNLIYGYRRRLQSVSV
- the secF gene encoding protein translocase subunit SecF: MLELFHVKKDVPFMRHALKFNIISLITFIAAVFFLTTKGLHFGVDFTGGTVLEVSYKQAANLDHIRDDLKQIGFPDAVVQNFGTASDVMIRLPIKKGLTSAQLSENIIGKLKSSDNAVELRRVEFVGPAVGEELFTHGLTALGIVIAGIMLYLSLRFEWRFAVAAIIANLHDVIIILGFFALFQWEFDLPVLAGVLAVLGYSVNESVVVFDRVRENFRKMRKGEVSAVIDNAITSTMSRTIITHLSTQMMVTSMLFFGGPTLHNFALALTIGILFGIYSSVLVSCPLAMWLGVKREHFVVQVKKKEEAVV
- the prsT gene encoding XrtA/PEP-CTERM system TPR-repeat protein PrsT, with the translated sequence MKCNIIPCNTHNSPSFRRTSIALLLTGFIVAGCGDHMKGHDQLVQEAQQASTKGDHALATINLKTAVEQEPDRAETRILLAKSLLDNGLPNDAEKQLRRAFQINSDRKQITPLLVKSLLAQKNYKGVIDETDTAAGAGILDLISLAGRAKAFLMLNQVDEADHIYEQLLKQSPTNIEARIGKAQIAMTRGELDKAADIIGLILKATPNQTDALGILASIQSAKNDTAAAIGTYSRIIAQTPKETSAYVRLVDLLASNKRFNEAEQQIVRMRAAIEAPGMAEYLSAIVAFRQAKLDDARKRVQNADREMPQFVPAMLLAGQIELAANEPLKAANVFQQVLNLSPNDIQARMLLAQAQMLLKQPQKAYETLKPALLAAPYSAPLYTLAGEALLYSNDDRQAITFLEYAAKLAPDSARVKQSLTLSKMAKGETSESSVDSSKLNPRTAEVVKILNALNAGKFAEAEQMASKHAATHEDDALMHNLLGVARARAGKAEPARQAFEKALAVRGAYYPALVNLSLLDIKQGSPDLAIARFDQILKARPNDVTALLGRAEIGMRAGQSPAQVERFLQAAHKSNPAMLQPSLMLAQLYFQLADHGRALEYALNARNIAPNNKEVLRVLGMSQLATGDRAGAVTTLTQWVVAAPGEVTPLIQLARAQANDNRSASAEHSLKKALEIEHQNVQAHVELALLYAKTGRAADANRKLAELGALKLSETDLRELQADVAMAAGKSSDATRAYQALYQISPSPRLLSKLHDSLVQAGKTDDAIRLGQAWIERNPEDIGSHYFLADAASRANRPKIAAGYYETILKRNPNDMTALNNGAQAYATFDSKRAIALASQAYKLAPENPFILDTYGWTLVQSGKFKEGLKYIEQAFRKNGRQPDINYHYAVALAKAGDRLTAKERLEELLKTNPNFIDAAEAKYLLEQLSREVGG
- the yajC gene encoding preprotein translocase subunit YajC, with product MIGTAYANGPATAPAGFDLVSLLPMVVIFVLFYFMLIRPQQKKMKEHQNMLANLQKGDEVATNGGLVGKVVKLSDQYVVVEVADKVELTLQRPAITAVLPKGTLKNI
- a CDS encoding DedA family protein: MEVIKYLIDFILHVDQHLLEMTQQYGTWVYGILFLIVFCETGLVITPFLPGDSLLFVAGALASQGAMNVHFLVILLILAAILGDTVNYAIGKRFGHVIAGPNSRWVKQEHIQRTHAFFEKHGGKTIIVARFVPIVRTFAPFVAGVGEMSYYKFITYNVIGAVAWVLAFVYGGYLFGAIPVVQQNLKLIMVAIIFISFLPVVFEWLRHRRETSKQV